From a single Caloenas nicobarica isolate bCalNic1 chromosome 12, bCalNic1.hap1, whole genome shotgun sequence genomic region:
- the LOC135993494 gene encoding nuclear cap-binding protein subunit 2 translates to MSGLLHTTLSGLNSDSYCEISQYRDQHFRGSKQLQEKSLKISSTLYVGNLSFYTTEEQIQELFSKCGDVKRIVMGLDKIKKTPCGFCFVEYYTRADAEHAMRFINGTRLDDRIIRTDWDAGFKEGRQYGRGKTGGQVRDEYRTDYDVGRGGFGKIIQMQKANHQPAIY, encoded by the exons ATGTCGGGGCTGCTCCACACGACGCTGAGCGGGCTCAACAGCGACTCCTACTGCGAGATCAGCCAGTACCGCGACCAGCACTTCCGG GGTagcaagcagctgcaggagaaatCCCTGAAGATTTCCTCTACGCTGTACGTTGGCAACTTGTCCTTCTACACCACCGAGGAACAGATCCAGGAGCTCTTCTCCAAGTGCGGGGATGTCAAGAGGATCGTCATGGGGCTGGACAAGATCAAGAAAACCCCCTGTGGCTTCTGCTTTGTCGA GTACTACACAAGAGCAGATGCTGAACACGCAATGCGATTTATCAATGGCACACGGCTAGATGACCGCATCATTCGAACTGACTGGGATGCAGGGTTTAAGGAGGGGCGACAATATGGAAGAGGAAAGACTGGAGGACAG GTGCGAGATGAGTACCGGACAGACTACGATGTGGGAAGAGGTGGCTTTGGCAAGATCATTCAGATGCAGAAGGCAAATCATCAGCCTGCGATCTATTAA